The nucleotide sequence AGTTTGCTCAGTGTGTCATTCTTGTAGGAGTTGCCTCCGCTACTCCGGGCTGCCCCCTTGCAAACTCCTCTCTTGCATGCATAAGGCAATTCCACTTTGCCAGAAAGTGGTCAAGAACCTGGAGTCCTTTGAGATGGCTTTTAAACTAACCTGGTCCGAAAGCATAAGCATTGAAATGAGGGATGTGAGAGGTAATTCTGAGGAAGCCAGAGGAACAAGTAAAATAGAAGCACAGTACATTGCTAGTGACAGTCCTTAGGGCTGAAGAAAGCCAGGGATAAATTGTGTCTCAGCCCGGGAAGGCTGATTCCTTCACAGCCTGGCAGGTTATTTATTCTGTACAGATCAGGAAGGCTGGAGCCTGCTTCCCGGTGAGAGTAGGTGGAGTGTCCTCCCCTGAGAGAAGGACAAAGCCATGAATTGAACAGATACGTTGCAAGATAGGTCTTTAACCACCCTCTGGGGCAAAGAGGTATTGAGagcctctctctcttttccagaaGGTATCACCTTCACTTTCTGAATGCTTGAGTTCAGCCAGGTCCTTATGGATATCTCCTATCCAGGAGGGCTCATGCTTGAGCTTTGTCAGGACACAGCCTATTAGCAAAATCCCAGATCAAGAGCTGAGCTTGAAGTGAGGAACCTTAAACTTCTGTGTTGCACAGGTTTTGGCTGGGCTGTGTTCATGGTTACCTAGTGTGATGCTGTGCAGGATCCGTATTCCTGGTTGGTCCGTGTGCCAATGTTGCTGTTCTCCACAAGGCTTCATTTTCAGTGTAGTTAAACAAAGCCCATAATGGAGTCTGCCCCCGAGCCCAGGGTGCCATCAGCAGGCCCTGCATCTTTATTTTACCAAGGAAACTTCTGAGTTTTCATCTCGTTTGAACCTCCCGGAACAAAATCTCACTTTATGTGAGTTGCAGCTAAATCAAGTGATGGGAGCTGCATATTTCAGCATTGGgaataaaagcaacaaacacaaaacttgCCTAAGACCCTCTTATGTGGGTGGCAGCAGCCAGTGTTTGCCAAGGAGACGACATGGCCTTCAAGGAgcggaggcagaggaggagtaCAGCAGCGACCGTCCACCACATTGTGGTCCCTTTAAATCTTCTTCCCTTGGCAGCTCCAATTTTCAGTGTTGCTATAGCAAATCTCCATGGCAATGACCCTAATCGGGGAaggggggatgcagggggagCGCATGCTCAGAGTGGCTGCTGGAGCCTCGCCTGCTTGCTACAGCTGATCCGAGGGTCTGGCACACAGGCGAAGAGAAAGATCAGGTACTTGGCAAACTGGTCCTTGGGGTGCATCGCAAGCCCATGGCGTGTCACTGCAGCGATGTGTGCATGTGGGTTTGCATGTACATGCGGGTCTGTGCTTACCATGTCTCGTCCACTCCTTTGTGGGAAGCATGCTGGGAGCAAACTTCTGATTTTCACTATTTCTCCTTGTTTCAGGCAGGGAAGAAAGCTTGAATTATTGATGAGAGTAATGGCGTTGCCGTCTGTCTGGAGCGTGAT is from Phalacrocorax carbo chromosome 4, bPhaCar2.1, whole genome shotgun sequence and encodes:
- the LOC104048037 gene encoding uncharacterized protein LOC104048037, whose product is MAFKERRQRRSTAATVHHIVVPLNLLPLAAPIFSVAIANLHGNDPNRGRGDAGGAHAQSGCWSLACLLQLIRGSGTQAKRKIRQGRKLELLMRVMALPSVWSVMRVAIPFISVVGLLSVRLVGASQDSGSVIPAESRPCVDCHAFEFMQRALQDLKKTAYNLDTRTETLFMRAEKRGLCDCFRAIH